In Halorussus limi, a genomic segment contains:
- a CDS encoding acyl-CoA dehydrogenase family protein — MELLADDIVPEYAREVKHEAREFAEERIAPNAEECFREAEYPEDILQAGQDAGLVAQDIGEEWGGRGLDVVQMLALAEEWFRADAGIALTLQLASFGAEIVEEHGTEEQKEEYLRPVAEGDQITGLAVSEPDTGSDLSGMQTTAERDEETDEWVLNGEKYWIGNGVEGDWLTVYARTGDDPDNRYGNHSLFIVPTDIEGYDAEHIPEKMGMRASKQAHIVFDDCRIPDENLVGYEGAGFMLLAEFFNHGRTVVAGHGLGLAAAAIEEAWEFVHDREGFGRTISDFQAVQHGLADMRMEFESARALTYRAAEKVRDGDNAGLWAAMAKTKATEVATDCAEQGMQFHGGRSILTDRRIARVYRDVRIPVVYEGANEIQRNLIYRQS, encoded by the coding sequence ATGGAACTCCTCGCAGACGATATCGTTCCGGAGTACGCCCGCGAAGTCAAGCACGAAGCGCGAGAGTTCGCCGAGGAACGCATCGCGCCTAACGCCGAGGAGTGCTTCCGCGAGGCCGAGTATCCCGAGGACATCCTCCAAGCCGGTCAGGACGCCGGACTCGTCGCTCAGGACATCGGCGAGGAGTGGGGCGGCCGCGGCCTCGACGTGGTCCAGATGCTCGCGCTGGCCGAGGAGTGGTTCCGCGCCGACGCCGGCATCGCGCTCACGCTCCAACTCGCCAGTTTCGGCGCGGAAATCGTAGAGGAACACGGGACCGAAGAGCAGAAAGAGGAGTACCTCCGACCGGTCGCCGAGGGCGACCAGATAACCGGCCTCGCCGTCTCGGAACCCGACACGGGAAGCGACCTGTCGGGGATGCAGACCACGGCGGAGAGAGACGAGGAGACCGACGAGTGGGTGCTGAACGGCGAGAAGTACTGGATAGGGAACGGCGTCGAGGGCGACTGGCTCACCGTCTACGCCCGGACCGGCGACGACCCGGACAACCGCTACGGCAACCACTCGCTGTTCATCGTGCCGACCGACATCGAGGGGTACGACGCCGAACACATCCCCGAGAAGATGGGGATGCGAGCGAGCAAGCAGGCCCACATCGTCTTCGACGACTGCCGGATTCCCGACGAGAATCTGGTGGGCTACGAGGGCGCTGGCTTCATGCTCCTCGCGGAGTTCTTCAACCACGGCCGGACGGTCGTGGCCGGGCACGGTCTCGGTCTCGCCGCGGCCGCCATCGAGGAGGCGTGGGAGTTCGTCCACGACCGCGAGGGGTTCGGGCGCACGATTTCGGACTTTCAGGCGGTCCAGCACGGCCTCGCCGACATGCGCATGGAGTTCGAGTCGGCCCGCGCGCTGACCTACCGCGCCGCCGAGAAGGTCCGCGACGGGGACAACGCGGGCCTGTGGGCCGCGATGGCCAAGACGAAGGCGACCGAGGTCGCGACCGACTGCGCCGAACAGGGGATGCAGTTCCACGGCGGGCGCTCGATTCTGACCGACCGCCGCATCGCGCGGGTGTACCGCGACGTGCGCATCCCGGTCGTGTACGAAGGGGCCAACGAGATTCAGCGCAATCTCATCTACCGGCAGTCGTAG
- a CDS encoding aminotransferase class V-fold PLP-dependent enzyme yields MTPTELRAAMPALDRTIYLNTGAAGPSPTNVVEAVESCVECHEYESPAAEGMYPAAFDVFDETRETIASHFDVDSDEIALTQSTTDGINRIAAALDWERGDTVVRTDLEHSSGILPWKRLKRRGVEVEVVESDGGRLDTDETKSAVRDAKLVCLSSLTWSHGTRLPVREIVETAHDAGALVLVDAVQCPGQMPVDVREWGADFVAGAGHKWLLGPFGAGFVHVAPGAETHLDPAHIGYRSVEDPNAEEYAYEPGAHRLEVGTVSPAPYAGLSEAIETIESVGYQAIQSRVEDLTDRLKEGIVNSETARLLSPREYESGLVTFAIDDPDPEAFVEELADDGVRIRSLPFPENAVRASVHVFNSEADVDELVEWL; encoded by the coding sequence GTGACTCCCACCGAACTCCGGGCCGCGATGCCCGCGCTCGACCGCACGATTTATCTGAACACCGGGGCCGCGGGGCCGAGTCCGACGAACGTGGTCGAGGCCGTCGAGTCCTGCGTCGAGTGCCACGAGTACGAGTCGCCCGCCGCGGAGGGGATGTACCCCGCCGCGTTCGACGTGTTCGACGAGACCCGCGAGACGATAGCGAGCCACTTCGACGTGGACAGCGACGAAATCGCGCTCACCCAGAGCACGACCGACGGCATCAATCGCATCGCCGCCGCCCTCGACTGGGAGCGGGGCGACACCGTGGTTCGGACCGACCTCGAACACTCCTCCGGAATCCTGCCGTGGAAGCGCCTGAAGCGCCGGGGCGTCGAAGTCGAGGTGGTCGAGAGCGACGGGGGACGCCTCGATACGGACGAGACGAAGTCCGCCGTGCGCGACGCGAAACTCGTCTGTCTGAGTTCGCTGACGTGGAGTCACGGCACGCGCCTGCCCGTCCGCGAGATAGTCGAGACGGCCCACGACGCGGGCGCGCTGGTCCTCGTGGACGCCGTCCAGTGCCCCGGCCAGATGCCGGTGGACGTGCGCGAGTGGGGCGCTGACTTCGTGGCTGGCGCGGGCCACAAGTGGCTGCTCGGTCCCTTCGGCGCGGGATTCGTCCACGTCGCTCCGGGCGCGGAGACGCACCTCGACCCGGCCCACATCGGCTACCGGAGCGTCGAGGACCCCAACGCCGAAGAGTACGCCTACGAACCCGGCGCTCACCGACTGGAGGTCGGGACGGTCTCGCCCGCGCCGTACGCGGGCCTGTCGGAAGCCATCGAGACCATCGAGAGCGTGGGGTACCAGGCGATTCAGAGCCGTGTCGAAGACCTAACCGACCGGCTCAAGGAGGGTATCGTGAACTCCGAAACTGCGCGCCTGCTGAGTCCGCGCGAGTACGAGTCGGGTCTCGTCACGTTCGCAATCGACGACCCCGACCCCGAGGCGTTCGTGGAGGAACTGGCCGACGACGGGGTTCGGATTCGGTCGCTCCCCTTTCCGGAGAACGCGGTCCGGGCGTCGGTTCACGTCTTCAATTCGGAAGCGGACGTGGACGAGTTGGTCGAGTGGCTCTGA
- a CDS encoding halocarboxylic acid dehydrogenase DehI family protein, with protein MDTDRQLYESDATGRQRGVYDDIQATLRAPVVNWIFRTLMANDPDFTRYLWGQVKPTFETRAFGRYSVAYRDEVLSAVKAEAEDEHDSDGSELPAYRRADLDLRPAEFRELRGQVATFDVVAPRLAALFEVVDRSLQDESVGSAEVDDAGATQPLPSWLDRDRGVSPTMVDAPPDELGDTVERIRTFHGLDDNLPSIYRCLAQWPPYLRTAWDDLEPTLESAAFDRACERADEETDAFVDSIPYAPRLSPDDLRSWGVDDEAVSELRELFETFNRGPIGTVLPALHMYAAMLNVEGRREMG; from the coding sequence ATGGACACCGACAGGCAACTGTACGAGAGCGACGCGACCGGGCGACAGCGCGGCGTGTACGACGATATCCAGGCGACGCTACGCGCGCCGGTGGTCAACTGGATATTCCGGACGCTGATGGCCAACGACCCGGACTTCACGCGGTATCTCTGGGGGCAGGTCAAGCCCACGTTCGAGACGCGAGCCTTCGGCAGGTACTCGGTCGCGTACCGCGACGAGGTTCTTTCGGCGGTCAAAGCGGAAGCCGAAGACGAACACGATTCGGACGGCTCCGAACTTCCGGCGTACCGCCGCGCCGACCTCGACCTGCGCCCCGCCGAGTTCCGCGAACTCCGTGGACAAGTGGCGACCTTCGACGTGGTCGCCCCGCGTCTCGCCGCGCTGTTCGAGGTGGTAGACCGGTCGTTGCAAGACGAATCGGTCGGTTCGGCGGAGGTCGACGACGCGGGGGCGACCCAACCTCTGCCCTCGTGGCTCGACCGTGACCGCGGGGTCTCGCCAACGATGGTGGACGCGCCTCCCGACGAGTTGGGCGACACCGTCGAGCGAATCCGGACGTTCCACGGACTAGACGACAATCTGCCGAGCATCTACCGGTGTCTCGCGCAGTGGCCCCCGTACCTCCGGACCGCGTGGGACGACCTCGAACCGACGCTGGAGTCGGCGGCGTTCGACCGGGCCTGCGAGCGCGCGGACGAGGAGACGGACGCGTTTGTCGATTCGATTCCGTACGCGCCCCGACTCTCGCCAGACGACCTGCGCTCGTGGGGTGTGGACGACGAGGCGGTGAGCGAACTGCGGGAACTGTTCGAGACGTTCAACCGCGGGCCGATAGGGACGGTGCTGCCGGCGCTACACATGTACGCGGCGATGCTGAACGTCGAGGGTCGGCGAGAAATGGGCTGA
- a CDS encoding acyl-CoA mutase large subunit family protein: protein MFDADDLEEIREAREEWEEETVGPTVERFGERKEEFTTDTGGQEVKRLYTPDDVADLDYEEDLSFPGEEPYTRGPYSTMHRGRLWTMRQYAGFGTPEETNERFEYLIENGSSGLSMAFDLPTQMGYDSDADMAAGEVGKSGVAIDSLDDMETVFDGIPLDEVSTSMTINAPASVLLAMYIAVGDKQGVDRAELRGTIQNDLLKEYIARNTYIYPPEPSMRIITDIFEFCAEETPKFNTISISGYHVREAGATAAQELAFTLGNGIEYVEAAMDAGLDVDDFAPQLSFFFNAHNNILEEVAKFRAARRMWAKIMEERFGAENPKSKQLKFHTQTAGSTLTAQQVDNNIVRVAYQALAAVLGGTQSLHTNGKDEALALPTEESVRTALRTQQILAHESGAADTIDPLAGSYYVESLTDGVEEDAFDILDTVDEKGGMLQAIEDQWVQRQIQDVAYERQREIEEKERVIVGVNEFEVDEDPEVDIQEVTEEDEQRQIDRLNDVKDDRDDEEVEAKLDALREAAEGDGNVMPYIVDAVKAYATVGEICGVMRDVFGEYKPGAAV from the coding sequence ACACGGGCGGCCAAGAGGTAAAGCGCCTCTACACCCCGGACGACGTGGCCGACCTCGACTACGAGGAGGACCTGAGCTTCCCCGGCGAGGAACCCTACACCCGTGGACCGTACTCCACGATGCACCGCGGGCGACTCTGGACGATGCGTCAGTACGCCGGGTTCGGGACGCCCGAGGAGACCAACGAGCGATTCGAGTACCTCATCGAGAACGGGTCGTCGGGGCTCTCGATGGCGTTCGACCTGCCGACCCAGATGGGCTACGACTCCGACGCCGACATGGCCGCGGGCGAGGTCGGCAAGTCCGGCGTCGCCATCGACTCGCTCGACGACATGGAGACGGTCTTCGACGGTATCCCGCTCGACGAGGTGTCCACGTCGATGACCATCAACGCGCCGGCGTCGGTTCTACTGGCGATGTACATCGCGGTCGGCGACAAACAGGGCGTCGATAGGGCGGAGCTTCGGGGAACCATCCAGAACGACCTCCTCAAGGAGTACATCGCGCGGAACACCTACATCTACCCGCCCGAACCCTCGATGCGCATCATCACGGACATCTTCGAGTTCTGCGCCGAGGAGACCCCGAAGTTCAACACCATCTCCATCTCGGGCTACCACGTCCGGGAGGCGGGCGCGACGGCCGCACAGGAACTAGCGTTCACGCTCGGTAACGGCATCGAGTACGTCGAGGCCGCGATGGACGCCGGACTCGACGTGGACGACTTCGCGCCTCAGCTATCCTTCTTCTTCAACGCTCACAACAACATTTTGGAGGAGGTCGCCAAGTTCCGGGCGGCCCGCCGGATGTGGGCGAAGATTATGGAGGAACGGTTCGGCGCGGAGAACCCCAAGTCCAAGCAACTGAAGTTCCACACCCAGACCGCCGGGTCGACCCTGACCGCCCAGCAGGTGGACAACAACATCGTCCGCGTGGCGTATCAGGCGCTCGCGGCGGTCCTCGGCGGGACCCAGAGCCTCCACACCAACGGGAAGGACGAGGCGCTCGCGCTCCCCACCGAGGAGAGCGTCCGGACCGCCCTGCGGACCCAGCAGATTCTGGCCCACGAGTCGGGCGCGGCCGACACCATCGACCCGCTCGCGGGGAGTTACTACGTCGAGAGCCTGACCGACGGCGTCGAGGAGGACGCCTTCGACATCCTCGACACGGTGGACGAGAAGGGCGGCATGTTGCAGGCCATCGAGGACCAGTGGGTCCAGCGCCAGATTCAGGACGTGGCCTACGAGCGCCAGCGCGAAATCGAGGAGAAAGAGCGCGTCATCGTCGGCGTCAACGAGTTCGAGGTGGACGAGGACCCCGAGGTCGACATTCAGGAAGTGACCGAGGAGGACGAACAGCGCCAGATAGACCGCCTGAACGACGTGAAAGACGACCGCGACGACGAGGAGGTCGAGGCGAAACTCGACGCCCTCCGGGAGGCCGCCGAGGGCGACGGCAACGTGATGCCGTACATCGTGGACGCCGTGAAGGCCTACGCGACGGTCGGCGAAATCTGCGGCGTGATGCGCGACGTGTTCGGGGAGTACAAGCCCGGCGCGGCGGTGTGA